In the genome of Candidatus Zymogenaceae bacterium, the window AAACGGTAGCCGAGGAGAGCGTGGCGTAGTATAGTAGAACCATCTCACAGGAAGGCAAACTGTCAACGCAACTCGTGACTACCGCACGTTATCCTAAAAAAGGGCGGTGTGATGCTGCACAATTGTTTTGGGATCTGGCACCTCCATATATTCGTAATTTATGATAAGGAGTAAATAATACCTACTACGATATAGGGTAATAATCTCATATCATTCACTGGATAACAGAAGATCCCTCTCATTTTTCAAACAATGGGGCGGATTCAACAAGAAAAAGAACGGTCGTGTCCTTGACGGAAAAACCTGGGACGAGATGCCTCGTGTTCTTGCCGTGTAACAAAACTACTCGGCACCCCGCCCTCTTTTCATTCGCTTTTCACTTGCATTCTACCCACCCTCATCCGACATTTCTACTCCGGCTTCAACGCCGATACCTTGACACTGAGCACGATGTCACCCATATTTCCCACATCCTCCTCCGTCATGCCGGCATCCGCCATCGCCTCCTGTATGGTTGGGTCGTTCAGAAAGCCGTCCGTCGGATATGACGTCTCATCAACAATGGTCACATCAACGAAGCCCGCAGCGGATATGGCGTCGAGGTAGTCCTCCACGCGAAGCGCCCCGGCAACACACCCCACATAGGCCGCCGCCGATTTTCGCACCGGCTCCGGCAGATCGCCGGTCAACACGATGTCGGACACCATCAGTCTTCCCCCCGGCTTCAGAACGCGGTATGCCTCGGCAAAAACCGCGGGCTTGTCGACGGACAGGTTGATGACGCAGTTTGAGAGAACGGCGTCCACGGCATTGTCGGCCATCGGCAGATGTTCAATCTCGCCCAGTCGAAATTCCACATTGTCGTATTCTCCCTTTTCGGCGTTTTTCCTGGCCAGCTCAACCATCTCCGGCGTCATATCCACGCCGATGACTCTCCCGTTCTTCCCCACCCGCTCCGCCGCCAGGAAGGCGTCAAATCCGCCCCCCGCCCCCAGGTCAAGCACCACCTCGTTTTTTTTCAGAGAGGCCAGGGCCACCGGATTTCCGCATCCCAGGCCCAGGTTCGCCCCGTCAGGGGCGGCTTTCATTTCCTCGTCGGAATAGCCGATCATTCGGCCGAGCTCATTTACGCTCGAGGTGCCGCAGCACGACGAGGCCTTCTGCCCGCAGCATGAAGTTTGATTCGCGGCGATGTTCCCATATTTCTCCCGCACCATTTTCCTTATATCCGTTGTCTTCATGGTCATTCGTCTCCTTTTACCATATCTTGCATCATGGGACCCAACATATCCCGCACCATGCCCATCATGTCCTTCGCCTTGATGAGCGTCAGGCAACAGACTTCGCCGCCTCGAAACCAGGTGACCACTGCAAGCTTGTCTCCTGGGGAGATGCCGGCCTGCTCCCGCACCTCCTTCGGGAGAACCATCTGGCCCCGTTCATCCACGCTGACGATGGCCTCAACCCTGCAGCAGCTTTTTTCATCCATTGTTGTCTCCATTCGCCCTGTCTCCTCGTCCATGCGCCACCCCCAAAAAGAAAAAGTTGCGATAACCTATTATTCTGAATATTCAGATTTATCAGACTATTTATATAATACAGATATTTTAAAATCCTGTCAAGGATTTTCTCATGCAACGTACAGTGAACGGTCTTCTCCCTGCAACAAAAGGTTGACTTTATCATCCATACGGTTACAATAGATGGAACATTCTCAAGAGCCGCGGGAAGCCGCTCGGTGTCCGGCTTCACGGCGATACACGTCCGACATCACACGAAAAAGAGCGAGACCATGAGCGACAGCGACATGAAACAGGTGTTCTCGCGACCCGAGAGCCTGACAAAAAAACCATTCCACTTCTGCCCCGGCTGCAATCACGGCCTCATCCACAGGTTGGTGGCCGAAGCAATCGATTCCTTCGACCTGGTGCCGAAAACCGTCGGCGTGGCGTCCGTAGGCTGCAGCGTCTTTTTGTACGACTATTTCAACGTCGACGTCTTGGAGGCGCCCCACGGCCGGGCGCCGGCGGTGGCCACCGGCGTCAAGCGCGCCCTGCCGGACCGCGTGGTTTTCACCTACCAGGGCGACGGTGACCTCGCCTCCATCGGCATGAGCGAGATCGTCCACTGCGCCAACCGGGGAGAGGCCATCACCGTCATCTTCGTCAACAACACCGTCTACGGGATGACCGGCGGCCAGATGGCCCCCACCACCATGCTGGGCCAGAAAACCACCACCTCCCCCTACGGCCGGGAGCACGACCAGGACGGATACCCGGTTCGCATGGCGGAGATGCTGGCCACCCTGGAGGGAACGGCGTACGTCGCCCGGGTGGCGGTGAACACGCCGAAACGGGTGCTCAACGCGAAGAAGATCATCAAGCGGGCGTTCGAGACGCAGCTGAACGATATTGGTTTTGCGTTCGTGGAGGTGCTCTCCACCTGCCCGACCAACTGGCGTATGTCGCCCAGGGACGCGGCCAAGCGCATCGACGATGAGCTCATTCCCTACTGGCCCCTGGGAGTCTTCAAGGAACGAAAACAAACCGACGTCATGTAGCGGAAGAATCCCCTGCATACAATACACGACTGTGTGACAGATATCGACATATACACTACACGAGGTCCCATGTACTACGACACAACAATGGCAGGATTCGGCGGCCAAGGCATCCTGCTCATCGGCAACCTCCTGGCCTACGCCGCCATGACCGAGGGAAAACACGTCACCTACATGCCCACCTACGGGGTGGAGATGCGGGGCGGCACCGCAAACTGTACCATTGTGGTGGCCGATTCCCCAATCGGCTCGCCCATCATCGGAAATCCCATGAGCGCTGTGGTCATGAACAAGCCAAGCCTCGCCCGGTTCGGGCCAAATGTGCAAACCGACGGATTGCTTATCATCAATTCCTCTCTGGTGGACGATACCGTGGAGAATCGCCCGGACCTGCTGCAAATCCGCGTGCCCGCCAATGACATCGCCGCGGATCTCGGCAACGACCGCCTGGCGAACATGATCGCCCTGGGGGTGTTTTTGAAAAAGACCGGTCTTGTCGATATCGCGTCAATCGAGCGGGCCTTTACGAAGGTACTGGCGTCCCGCTATCATCACCTGATCGATAAAAACCTCGAGATGATCGACGAGGGGATGGAGTTCGCCGTCAAGAACGGCGGATAGAACGGGATTGCTGTGTACCGACGCGTACGATACATATTACTATCCAGATAACATACATCTTTTGTCAGAGAGAGGACATACGATGACCGAAGAACTGAATGTTGGGGAAAAGATAAAGCTACTCAGGGAAAAGAAAAAACTCTCGCTCCAGGACCTGGCCGATAAATCCGGCTTTACCTCGGCGGTGATCAACCAGATCGAAAATCACATGATCTCTCCCCCCCTGGGGACGATATTCAAGATCGCCCGGGCCTTGGAAGTGGAGCCGGGGTACTTTTTCCTGGAAAAGCCCAAGGCCCCCTTCTCCATCGTCAGGCACGACGAGCGCACGGCCGTCTCCCGGGTCGCCTCAAAGGAAGGCGTCAGTTACGGCTACTCATATGAATCCTTGGGCGCGGATAAAAAGGGGAGGCACATGGAGCCCTTCATCGTGACCCTAGAGCCCGATTCCATCAAGAATGTTAAGCCCTCCACCCACAACGGCGAGGAGTTCATCTTCGTCCTGCAGGGGGAGATGGACGTGGCCCTGGGCGACCACACCGACACCCTCAAACCGGGAGACAGCATCTACTACGACTCAACCACGCCGCACAAGGTAACCGCCCGGGGGGAGAAGCCTGCGGTCATTCTTGCGATCATCTATGCCGGCACGGTGTAGATGAACACCCAAAACCCGCATCGGCCCGTTTTGGGAAAGACGCTCCCTCTTCTGTTTCTCCGTGAATATCATCGATCTCACATCCTCGACGGAGCAATAATCCCCTCGTACCGTACAGTATCGTGATCTTCGGGCGGCTGCGAAATAAACATCTTCACATTACCCATTGAACGGATATACCCATGTGGATCAAAGAACCCGGCTGGATTACCGACCGTATTCTCTTTCTCGGAAGAAAAGAATCCTGCGTCTACCTCACAGGCCAAGACGAACACACCATTATCGGCGGCGGGTTGGCATACATCGTCCCGGAGCTGCTCACACAGCTTGACCGATACGGTATCGACCGAGACAGAATCACCCGCCTGCTCATCCTCCACGCCCACTTCGACCATGTGGGCGTCGTCTCGCACCTGCAGAACACTTTTCCGAACCTCCGGGTCATCGGGTCCCCCCGGGCGAAGGAGCTTCTTTCCCGAGACGATGTGGCGAACACCATCATCGACATGAATCGGGGGATGTTCGCGGCTAACGGGATGGAGACGGAAGCCCGGGACGTGATCCTGGAGCCGATCCGGATGGACGAGACAGTAACGGGCGGCGACCTGGTGACGTGGGGCGGGGTGGATTTCGAGATCATCGACGCGCCGGGGCACTCCTCCTGCTCCATCGCTGCATACATGCCGGAAGAAAAGGCGCTGTTCGCCTCCGACGCCGGGGGCATTCCCTTCGGAGACATGATCTTCGCCGCGGGCAACTCGAACTTCACCGAGTACCAGCAGACCCTGAAGCGCTTCTCCGCATACGACGTCGACATCCACCTGGCGGAGCACTACGGCGCCTTCACAGACGAGGAAGGCCGCACCTTCATGGGGCGATCCATCCAATCCGCAAAGGAGACCCGAAAAATCCTGGAGGATGCATACCGGAAGACGGGCAACATCGCCGAGAGCACGGGACTGGTGACCGAGGCGTTCACCGCCGGGTCCGAGGGCTACTTTCTGCCCCGGCCGGTCATGGAGATGGTCATCGGACAGATGATGAGACACATCGCCAAGACTATGGACGCTTCGGGATAATATATCCATACCTTCTGTAAGGAGATACGCATGATTCGAAAATATCTGATTATCACTCTGGCCGTCATGCTGGTGATGTCGGCGGCCTTCGTTACGACCCAAGCCCAGGAGGACGTCCCCGGGGTAACCGAGGATACGATCCTCTTGGGGACGAGCGGCCCCATGACGGGACCTGCCAACGCCGTCGGCACCGTGATCCGGTCGATGGAGACCTACTTCAACGCCGTCAATGCCGAGGGCGGCATCAACGGCAGACAGATCGAGCTGATCGTCCTGGACGATGCCTACGACCCGGCCAAGGCCCAGGCCAACGTCAGGAAGCTCATCGAGGATGAGCAGGTCTTCGCCGTCGTGGGCGTTTTGGGTGCGTCCATCGTCGAGTCGGTCATCGACTACATCGACGCCTCCGACGTGCCCTGGGTGGGGCTCATCTCCGGCAGCAGGAAGCCCTCCACCCCGCCCCGGGACAACGTCTTCGTCGGCTCCCCCGAGCACTACTGGGAGGCCCACGTGCTCTTCAACTACGCCGTGAGCGAGGGGGGATACGAGAAGGTCGGCATCTTTTACCAGAATGATGAATACGGCGGCGAGGGACTGACCGGCGCCGAGGACGCCGCATCCCTCAAGGGAATGGAGCTTGTCGCCGAGGTGCCTTATGAGCTGTTCGACACCGATTTCTCCACCCACGCCCTCAAGATGATGCAGTCCGGCGCGGACGCGGTGCTGCTCTACGGCAACGCCCGGTTCGTGTCCGCCTTCGTCAAGGCGTGCGAGGCCCTGGGCTATTCACCCCAATACTTCGGCTCCACGCCGATCAGCGGGGCGGAGCTCTTTGACTTGGCCGGCGCCGCGTGGGACGGGGCGCTGGTGACCACCTACACCCCGGACCCCTTCGGCGATGACGACGCCGTCATCTGGTACCGCGAGGCCATCGAGAAGTACGCCGAGAACGACTCCGACCGCATCGTAAGCACCAGCACCATGAAGGGCTTCTACTACGGTGACTTCGTGGTGGAGGGATTGAAACGGGCAAAGGAGCCGCTGACACGGGAGAGCTTCATGGCGGCGATGAACTCCATGGACAACCTCGACGGCCGCTTCGTCCACGGCGTCACCTATAACGACGAGAAGCGAAACGGCCCCTCCAGCTTCTACATCCTCGAAGCCGACTACGAAAACAAGACCTTCGTGCGGGTGACCGACTGGCTGACGCCTGAAGACTGACCCATAGAAGAACCTCACACAACACCTTCGGGGGGAGCTTCGGCTTCCCCCGTTTTTTTGTACGACAGACCGGCCGGCGCCACAAGACCGATCGCCTCGACACCGGCGTGCGAGAGAACGATTCCATTCCGGTGCGAGGAGGCACACCTAAAAACCCGGCGGGGGGAGCTTCGGCTCCCCCCGTTTTTTTGTTCGGACTGACGGGTATCATTCCCCTTTACGCACCGGGGGACCCGGTGTATCATAATAAAGGTGAGGTTTACTTTCGATGTGCATAGTGTCGGAGGCGGACATGAAGGATTTACAAGGAAAGATGACGAGGATCGCCGCGGGCGTCGTGTGTGCGATATTTTTGATTGTCTCCGCCGGGCCGGTCTCAGCGGCCTGTTTTTCCGGCCCCAGCGGGAAAAAGAAAGAGCAGATACTGGCGGAGCTCAACCGGGAGCGGCAAAAACAGGGCCTTCCCCCCTTGGTGTGCGACGGTGAGGTGGAGGACGTGGCCCAGGGACACGCAGACGACATGGCGAGACGCGGCTACTTCGACCACTACACCCCGGAGGGCCTCGCCCCCACCGACCGGCTGGACGCAGCGGGGGTGGAATACATCACCTACGGCGAAAACATCGCCTGGGGCGACCACACGGCGAAATCGGTGGTCAGCCTCTGGATGGGATCACCGGGACATCGGGCGAATATCCTGGATAACTACACCGGCGTGGGCATCGGCGTGTCGGGGAACTACTACGTGCTGGTATTTGTGAGGAAGTGAGCGATCCTTAGAAATTCAGAATGACGAAAAAAAGAATATTTGATTTGTGATAACTCTCTTTCTCAGAACCTCAACTCTTTTACTGGGCAATACACCACATGAATGTTTGAACGTCAATCATGTCCCTAGGTTTTAGCTCTGATATCTCCGAGAAAAGATAATCCGAGAATTTTAAAACGGATTCGTAGGTATGCCAATTCAATTCCGATTTATAATTTATCTCACGACGGCATGCTTCAGATGCATACTTTACCACAGTTGGTTTAACAAACATATAATTCTCAGGAAACATTATGAACGGGAAATATGTCGCCGTTGTCCACTTGGCGGCATTGATTTTTTCAAGCATCCTAGCAAACCTGTTGAACCGCCCTTCCAATTCTCCTTCATCATATAAAAGCAAATATAAAACCTCGGAGAATTCTTTTTTCGCATCAAAATTTTCCAATCCATCCCTTAAAGACATTTTTTCGTTGGGGAAAATCAGATTAGTCGCGTTCACAATTTTCAAGGCGCGTTTTACTATTTCCTCGTAATCCTGGTCCTTCAATAGCAAACTATACTCCCCTTTTTCCAATAATTTTTGGGCAAGCAAACGTGCTTCATCCTTGTATTCACGTTCTTCCTCTTGAAATTTTTTCCCGTAGAATCCTTGTGGAAATTGCTGCAAGAACAATTGAATCGACTGGAGGATACTTTGATATTTCCTTTTTGGAGGTCTTGGTGGAGGGGGGGTAATAAAGGGACCTGGTCCTTCAACTACTATCGGTTGAACATATTTCAGTTTCAATTTCTTTTCACCGACCCATTCAAAAAAAACATGAACGGTATCACCGTCACTGTCAGCGAGGACTTTTTCCCTCCCCCAGTCTTCTTTTGTTGGATGTTTCACTATATCGCCTTCCTTGTATTCCATATTCTCCTCTCCCATGACAACGCATTTGAAGATTGATACTTTGCCATTTATATTTACAGTGATATTACTATTTTTCTAATTATTTATTTTACTAATACGAATCTTTTGGCCAGAACTTTTCTTGTTTTGTTTCCTTTCCTATATATCACTCGGCCACCTCCCCCACCAACCCCTCCATCGCCACCTCTTTCTCATCGCCGGTTGTCATGTCTTTCACCTTCACCGCGCCCCGGGCGATTTCGTCGGGCGCCACGATGACCACCTTCCGTGCGCCGATGCGGTCGGCATATTTAAACTTCTTCTTAAGGCGGTCGCCCGTGGCGTAGACGTCGGTATTGACGCCGGATTTCCGCAGCTCCCGGGCCAGCTTCAGGGCCAAGCCCACCTCGTCATTCCCGAAGGGCGCCACCAGCACCTCGATCCGCTCCCCCGCCCCCTCCATCATCTTCAGCTCCGCCATCACCTGAATGATGCGCTCAAGCCCCAGGGCCATGCCGGTGGCGGGGACGTCCACGCCGGAGAAGATCCCGATCAGCCCGTCGTACCGCCCGCCGCCGGAGAGGCTCCCCACCTTCGGGGTCTCGACCACCGTCTCGTGCACCGGGCCGGTGTAGTAGGCCAACCCCCGGGCCAGCCGGGGCGAAAAGGCCATCCTGTCGGGTGATATCCCCATCCCGTCGAGGTAGTCAAAAAGGAGCCTCAAGTCCTCCAGGGCCTCCCTCGCCTTCTCGTTCGCCTTCAGCTCGCCCATTATGGAGGAGATGTCTCCCGCCACATCACCAGTCGCCGTGGTGACGGAAAAAAGATCGTCCACGGCGGATTTTTCGAACCCCGCCTCGGCGTACTCCGCCCGCACGGCGTCTTCGCCAGCCTTGTCGAGCTTGTCGAGAATCCGCATGGCCTGGGGCGCCCTGTCGTCACCGATGCCCAGCCGCTCCATCAGGCCGGAAAGCAGCCCCCGGTGGTTTATCTGGGTGACGGCGCTCTTGAACCCGAGGGCCGTCATGATGTCGGTGATGAGGGCGACGATCTCCGCATCCGCGGAGACATCCGCCACGCCCACCACGTCCGCATCGCACTGGAAAAACTCCCTCAGCCGCCCCTTCTGGGGCTTTTCCGCCCGCCACACCGGCTGGATCTGGTAGCGCTTGAACGGCATGACGATTTTATCCTGGTACTGGGCGATGACCCGGCACAGCGGCACCGTGAGGTCGTACTTGAGGGCCACCTCCCGGCCGCCCTTGTAGGCCAGGTCGAAGATCAGCCCCTCGCCCTCGTCGCCATACTTGCCGGTCAGGACGTCGAAATATTCCATGGCCGGTGTCGCCAGCGGCTGAAACCCGTAGCGGACGAAGTGGTCGGTGATGATGCGGATGACCTCCTGGCGGAGATACATGTCCTCGGGGAGAAAGTCCCGGGTGCCCTTCATGATTCGCGGCTTGATGATGTCCATGTGTTCCTCGGTGTCGATAATGCGGGGCGGGCGCGGCCTGTGTCTTCCGGCCCGCGCCCCGGCGATGTCCAAATTCGTCTCCCGGTTATATCAGAAGGACGGGGATTAGTCAACGATCACGGGATTCCCGGCGGGTCAGTATCGTCCATCGCCGGATCGGATAGGGGATGTTTTCGGCGTAGAATTCCCCCTCGTCCGCCCGCGTGAGACCGTGGTCCGTGTATATATCGCGTATAGCGGCGTAGGTCAGGCCGGTGTCGTCGTCGCCGGTCTCGGTGGCGCCGTGTTCCACAAGCACCAGCCGGGGGAAACCCTCGGGGCGTTCTGTGATGCGTTGATGTATCTCGTGGACGTTGTATCGGATGGAGGAGACGCCGATGTGGAAGACGACATCGAAGCGGGTCTCTATGGGAAAGTACCGCGCCATCGAGACGGTCCATGTTGCTTTCGGGTGTCTTGCCCGGCAGTAGTCGATGACCTTTTCGTTCATGTCAAAGCCGGTGTATGATGCTGGCTCGTGGGCGGGGATGATGTAATCGGCCAGGACGGCGTAGCCGCAGGTGGCGTCCAGGTAGGATTCACCGGATGCGAGGTGGGGCCGAACGGCCCGGTACAGGATT includes:
- a CDS encoding arsenite methyltransferase, producing the protein MKTTDIRKMVREKYGNIAANQTSCCGQKASSCCGTSSVNELGRMIGYSDEEMKAAPDGANLGLGCGNPVALASLKKNEVVLDLGAGGGFDAFLAAERVGKNGRVIGVDMTPEMVELARKNAEKGEYDNVEFRLGEIEHLPMADNAVDAVLSNCVINLSVDKPAVFAEAYRVLKPGGRLMVSDIVLTGDLPEPVRKSAAAYVGCVAGALRVEDYLDAISAAGFVDVTIVDETSYPTDGFLNDPTIQEAMADAGMTEEDVGNMGDIVLSVKVSALKPE
- a CDS encoding AbrB/MazE/SpoVT family DNA-binding domain-containing protein → MDEETGRMETTMDEKSCCRVEAIVSVDERGQMVLPKEVREQAGISPGDKLAVVTWFRGGEVCCLTLIKAKDMMGMVRDMLGPMMQDMVKGDE
- a CDS encoding 2-oxoglutarate oxidoreductase encodes the protein MKQVFSRPESLTKKPFHFCPGCNHGLIHRLVAEAIDSFDLVPKTVGVASVGCSVFLYDYFNVDVLEAPHGRAPAVATGVKRALPDRVVFTYQGDGDLASIGMSEIVHCANRGEAITVIFVNNTVYGMTGGQMAPTTMLGQKTTTSPYGREHDQDGYPVRMAEMLATLEGTAYVARVAVNTPKRVLNAKKIIKRAFETQLNDIGFAFVEVLSTCPTNWRMSPRDAAKRIDDELIPYWPLGVFKERKQTDVM
- a CDS encoding 2-oxoacid:acceptor oxidoreductase family protein, whose amino-acid sequence is MYYDTTMAGFGGQGILLIGNLLAYAAMTEGKHVTYMPTYGVEMRGGTANCTIVVADSPIGSPIIGNPMSAVVMNKPSLARFGPNVQTDGLLIINSSLVDDTVENRPDLLQIRVPANDIAADLGNDRLANMIALGVFLKKTGLVDIASIERAFTKVLASRYHHLIDKNLEMIDEGMEFAVKNGG
- a CDS encoding helix-turn-helix transcriptional regulator → MTEELNVGEKIKLLREKKKLSLQDLADKSGFTSAVINQIENHMISPPLGTIFKIARALEVEPGYFFLEKPKAPFSIVRHDERTAVSRVASKEGVSYGYSYESLGADKKGRHMEPFIVTLEPDSIKNVKPSTHNGEEFIFVLQGEMDVALGDHTDTLKPGDSIYYDSTTPHKVTARGEKPAVILAIIYAGTV
- a CDS encoding MBL fold metallo-hydrolase — encoded protein: MWIKEPGWITDRILFLGRKESCVYLTGQDEHTIIGGGLAYIVPELLTQLDRYGIDRDRITRLLILHAHFDHVGVVSHLQNTFPNLRVIGSPRAKELLSRDDVANTIIDMNRGMFAANGMETEARDVILEPIRMDETVTGGDLVTWGGVDFEIIDAPGHSSCSIAAYMPEEKALFASDAGGIPFGDMIFAAGNSNFTEYQQTLKRFSAYDVDIHLAEHYGAFTDEEGRTFMGRSIQSAKETRKILEDAYRKTGNIAESTGLVTEAFTAGSEGYFLPRPVMEMVIGQMMRHIAKTMDASG
- a CDS encoding ABC transporter substrate-binding protein, which translates into the protein MIRKYLIITLAVMLVMSAAFVTTQAQEDVPGVTEDTILLGTSGPMTGPANAVGTVIRSMETYFNAVNAEGGINGRQIELIVLDDAYDPAKAQANVRKLIEDEQVFAVVGVLGASIVESVIDYIDASDVPWVGLISGSRKPSTPPRDNVFVGSPEHYWEAHVLFNYAVSEGGYEKVGIFYQNDEYGGEGLTGAEDAASLKGMELVAEVPYELFDTDFSTHALKMMQSGADAVLLYGNARFVSAFVKACEALGYSPQYFGSTPISGAELFDLAGAAWDGALVTTYTPDPFGDDDAVIWYREAIEKYAENDSDRIVSTSTMKGFYYGDFVVEGLKRAKEPLTRESFMAAMNSMDNLDGRFVHGVTYNDEKRNGPSSFYILEADYENKTFVRVTDWLTPED
- a CDS encoding CAP domain-containing protein; this encodes MKDLQGKMTRIAAGVVCAIFLIVSAGPVSAACFSGPSGKKKEQILAELNRERQKQGLPPLVCDGEVEDVAQGHADDMARRGYFDHYTPEGLAPTDRLDAAGVEYITYGENIAWGDHTAKSVVSLWMGSPGHRANILDNYTGVGIGVSGNYYVLVFVRK
- a CDS encoding DUF3553 domain-containing protein — translated: MEYKEGDIVKHPTKEDWGREKVLADSDGDTVHVFFEWVGEKKLKLKYVQPIVVEGPGPFITPPPPRPPKRKYQSILQSIQLFLQQFPQGFYGKKFQEEEREYKDEARLLAQKLLEKGEYSLLLKDQDYEEIVKRALKIVNATNLIFPNEKMSLRDGLENFDAKKEFSEVLYLLLYDEGELEGRFNRFARMLEKINAAKWTTATYFPFIMFPENYMFVKPTVVKYASEACRREINYKSELNWHTYESVLKFSDYLFSEISELKPRDMIDVQTFMWCIAQ
- the hisS gene encoding histidine--tRNA ligase, with the translated sequence MDIAGARAGRHRPRPPRIIDTEEHMDIIKPRIMKGTRDFLPEDMYLRQEVIRIITDHFVRYGFQPLATPAMEYFDVLTGKYGDEGEGLIFDLAYKGGREVALKYDLTVPLCRVIAQYQDKIVMPFKRYQIQPVWRAEKPQKGRLREFFQCDADVVGVADVSADAEIVALITDIMTALGFKSAVTQINHRGLLSGLMERLGIGDDRAPQAMRILDKLDKAGEDAVRAEYAEAGFEKSAVDDLFSVTTATGDVAGDISSIMGELKANEKAREALEDLRLLFDYLDGMGISPDRMAFSPRLARGLAYYTGPVHETVVETPKVGSLSGGGRYDGLIGIFSGVDVPATGMALGLERIIQVMAELKMMEGAGERIEVLVAPFGNDEVGLALKLARELRKSGVNTDVYATGDRLKKKFKYADRIGARKVVIVAPDEIARGAVKVKDMTTGDEKEVAMEGLVGEVAE
- a CDS encoding class I SAM-dependent methyltransferase, giving the protein MGKKRKKDHPIPCDYLAPEKSRRPEILYRAVRPHLASGESYLDATCGYAVLADYIIPAHEPASYTGFDMNEKVIDYCRARHPKATWTVSMARYFPIETRFDVVFHIGVSSIRYNVHEIHQRITERPEGFPRLVLVEHGATETGDDDTGLTYAAIRDIYTDHGLTRADEGEFYAENIPYPIRRWTILTRRESRDR